The Gasterosteus aculeatus chromosome 18, fGasAcu3.hap1.1, whole genome shotgun sequence genome segment GAAAACCCATCACAcagaattaaatgtattattttctgttttagttTCAGTTTTAAgtcagtaaatacatttttgtatcaTGTATATTGTATTGTTTTGGAGAATAATTACATATTCATTCATAATAAATTACTTGTTTTAATTCATCAATGAGCAATACACCAACTGATgcattgaaaaaatataaattgattaatatgttttgttttcaattgagCCTCAAGCTGGATGAATCCACTTTTAATGCTaatttaataaatcatttgttcCTTTCAGAGAGTCACTTAATTAACTGATTGCAATCGAACGGCTTGTGATCGCTCTCACTTTTTATTGAGCGGATGAGTGAACCAATTATTTCTTTATCTTCATGCGAGGTTCCCAACGTGAGGTTCAGGACCCCCAACAGGACCCAGGAGGAGCGCGAGGAGTCACGCctgttttttacattcaaacCTTTGTGTCCTTCGAATAACAGAATATCCCATAATAAGCATCGAGGAAACGGACTCGTTGGAGCTGCAGTGACTGACGATGACCTCATCGCTCTGCGTCTCCGGCTGAGAAATTCGCTCTTTGCAGAGTTCCGGTTTGTTTTGGGGCTCGAACGGGACGACATCAATCAGGTGTCGGTGGGGACTCGTCACCGGGGCGGCGTCCCGGGGGGGGAACCTGTGTTTATGGTGCGTGGTTTGGTGGAGGCTGATAAGACCGCAGGATTATGGTAATGACGGGCTGACGGACCGCCGGGGTCCCCTCGCTGCCCGACTGGGTGGGCGGGCCGGCGGCGCTTATCAGCGCGGCGCAGAGGGGGCGATTCTTCACAGAGTCACATGACGGGCGCCACTGCGACTCCCACTGCGGAGCGGCTCGCTTTTTATCACCACACCGAGGCGACGACCCGCCGGAGCGGCGCTGATTGTTCCAGGAGCACAAATGGTCCCAATCGTTATCAGAGACCATCACGACGAGCTCCCACCTCCTCGCTCAGGACCATCAGAACCGCCATCAGCATCAGAACCATCAGCAGCATCAGGACCTGGCGGCTGGCATCCAAAGCAAGCCGGGAGAACCGGGAGAACCGGGAGGACGGACACCTCCTGCGGCGTACCCCGCCATGAACTCATCAGATACGCTGCTCTGCggctcctcctctgaccttcaGGTGAGAAGCTGAAAGCCAAGTTTGGTCGGTTCAGGTTctgacaaaagaaacaaagggggcggggttgggggggcaggACGCAGAATGGGATGGAACTGTATGTACGGTTGCCAAGGAGACGACAGGCGGAGGGGCAGTTGAAACCCCCTCGCTGTATGCTTTTCATTTTCTCCGCCTTGTCCTCGGGAGTCGCTTCACGGGGTGAGTGCTCCGCCTCCTCGCCGCCTCCTCGCCGACACCGGACTCATCGTCTCCTGGAGGTCCGAGCCGGGAGCAGAACTTCTCTCTGGCTGAGCTGCTGCTTGTAAAAGAAACAACCCGGAGGGACTGCGGCTTTAAATGGACATAATGGAGTGTCAATGATCACCACTGATGCAGGCAATcagcgagcccccccccccttaaataaataaataagaaaaggcGGTCCCATCAGCAGCCTCAGCTGTGCGTCCGTCACGCTCCCACGCTCACTTCGATTCTCATCTCTCGTCTGGTTGCAGCTCGCTGGAGCCCGGCGGAGGAATTATCTGCTGTCAGGAGCTGACGGAGGCGGGAGgcggtggtgggagggggggtgggtcgTGGGGGGGTGGTTGAGGTGCTGGGGAGGCTGAGCCATGCTGTCCACCGCCCTTCAGATCCTGGCGTTCGCCCTGGCGCTGCTGGGCGTCATCGGCGCCACAGTGGCCACGCTGCTGCCCAACTGGAAGGTGAGCGTTaacgtgtgggggggggtcatgaccCCCATGTCGCGGATGCAGGGCCTGTGGGTGGACTGCGTCTGGTTCAGCTCGGGGGTCTTCAGCTGCACGGTGAAGAGCTCGCTGCTCTCGCTGCCGCCGTGCCTGCAGGCCACGCGGGCCGCCATGGTGCTCTGCTGCCTGCTGGCGTCCTTCGGCCTCTGCCTGGCCTCCCTGGGCCTCAAGTGCACCCGCTGGGGGGGCAGCCGCCGGGCCAAGGGCCACACGGCCATCGCAGCCGGGGGCTGCTTCGTCCTGGCCAGCGCCCTGGGCCTCGGCCCGGCGTCCTGGTACACCAACGAGGTGATCGCCGCCTTCCTGGCCACGGACGGCAGCAAGTACCAGCCGGGGGGGGCTCTGTGCGTGACCTTCCTCTCTGCCGGCTTCCTGCTGGCAGCGGGGGTCATCTTCTGTCTGTCCTGTCCCGGAAAGAG includes the following:
- the LOC120807784 gene encoding claudin-20-like; protein product: MLSTALQILAFALALLGVIGATVATLLPNWKVSVNVWGGVMTPMSRMQGLWVDCVWFSSGVFSCTVKSSLLSLPPCLQATRAAMVLCCLLASFGLCLASLGLKCTRWGGSRRAKGHTAIAAGGCFVLASALGLGPASWYTNEVIAAFLATDGSKYQPGGALCVTFLSAGFLLAAGVIFCLSCPGKRTGRTELPSPADTPLPAGRQGDRQWRGPPPKKTMWNTRVRLQRPPEPERHWKGCTSPCRPPHKDLKDSYSLQEYV